The following are from one region of the Mustela lutreola isolate mMusLut2 chromosome 7, mMusLut2.pri, whole genome shotgun sequence genome:
- the PLCB2 gene encoding 1-phosphatidylinositol 4,5-bisphosphate phosphodiesterase beta-2 isoform X3: MSLLNPVLLPPKVKAYLSQGERFIKWDDETTIASPVILRVDPKGYYLYWTYQNKEMEFLDITNIRDTRFGKFAKIPKSQKLRDVFNMDFPDNNFLLKTLTVVSGPDMVDLTFHNFVSYKENVGKSWAEDVLALVKHPLTANASRSTFLDKILVKLKMQLNPEGKIPVKNFFQMFPADRKRVEAALSACHLPKGKNDAINPEDFPESVYKSFLMSLCPRPEIDEIFTSYHAKAKPYMTKEHLTKFINQKQRDPRLNSLLFPLARPDQVRGLIDKYEPSGINVQRGQLSPEGMVWFLCGPENSVLAQDKLLLHQDMTQPLNHYFINSSHNTYLTAGQFSGLSSAEMYRQVLLAGCRCVELDCWKGKPPDEEPIITHGFTMTTDIYFKEAIEAIAESAFKTSPYPVILSFENHVDSPRQQAKMAEYCRMTFGEMLLTEPLEKFPLKPGIPLPSPEDLRGKILIKNKKNQFSVPATPSKEPGGGAENNCPPRASVGEDPVWAGEDGAEPEEEEVEEEEEESGNLDEEELKKMQSDEGTAGLEVTAYEEMSSLVNYIQPTKFISFEFSAQKNRSYVISSFTELKAYDLLSKASVQFVDYNKRQMSRIYPKGTRMDSSNYMPQMFWNAGCQMVALNFQTMDLPMQQNMALFEFNGQSGYLLKHEFMRRPDKQFNPFSVDRIDVVVATTLSITVISGQFLSDRSVRTYVEVELFGLPGDPKRRYRTKLSPTANSINPVWKEEPFVFEKILMPELASLRVAVLEEGNKFLGHRIIPINALNSGYHHLCLHSESNLPLTMPALFVFLELKDYVPDTWADLTVALANPIKFFSAHDKKSVKLKEAMEGLPEKPFPLGSPIVRPVNGALAPTSNGSAEPQTASPEELRELKGVLKLQRRHEKELRDLERRGARRWEELLQRGAAELAGLGQPSAGGCGGRRLGPGKGSRKKRTLQCEEAAGPAPGEGREGSEGADARARELQDRLELELLQQGEEQYECILKRKEQHVAEQIAKMMELAREKQAAELKTLKETLEIDTKEMKKKLEAKRLERIQAMVKVTPDKMAQERLKREINNSHIQEVVQVIKQMTENLEKHQEKLEEKQAACLEQIREMEKQFQQEVLAEYEVRMKGLEAEVKESVKACLRNCLPSEAKDKPERPYEAFRELCDQDPLTAKAGAEESRL, translated from the exons AGCCAGAAGCTCCGGGACGTCTTCAACATGGACTTCCCCGACAACAACTTCCTCCTCAAGACACTCACTGTGGTGTCTGGCCCTGACATGGTAGACCTCACCTTCCACAACTTCGTCTCCTATAAGGAGAATGTGGGCAAG AGCTGGGCCGAAGATGTGCTGGCCCTCGTCAAGCACCCACTGACAGCCAATGCCTCCCGTAGCACCTTCTTGGACAAAAT CCTGGTGAAGCTCAAGATGCAGCTCAACCCCGAAGGGAAGATTCCTGTGAAAAA TTTTTTCCAGATGTTTCCTGCTGACCGCAAGCGGGTGGAAGCTGCCCTCAGCGCTTGCCACCTCCCAAAAGGCAAG AACGATGCCATCAATCCTGAGGACTTCCCAGAATCCGTCTACAAGAGTTTCCTCATGAGCCTCTGTCCTCGGCCAGAAATAGACGAGATCTTCACTTCCTA CCACGCCAAGGCCAAACCCTACATGACCAAAGAACACCTGACCAAGTTCATCAACCAGAAACAGAGGGACCCCCGTCTCAACTCTCTGCTGTTTCCACTGGCACGGCCTGACCAGGTGCGGGGCCTCATCGACAAGTATGAGCCCAGTGGCATCAACGTGCAGAGGG GCCAGCTCTCCCCCGAGGGCATGGTGTGGTTTCTCTGCGGGCCTGAGAACAGCGTGCTGGCCCAGGACAAGCTGCTTCTCCACCAGGACATGACGCAGCCCCTCAACCATTACTTCATCAACTCCTCACACAACACTTACCTGACAG CCGGCCAGTTCTCTGGCCTGTCGTCGGCCGAGATGTACCGCCAGGTGCTGCTGGCCGGCTGCCGCTGCGTGGAGCTGGACTGCTGGAAGGGCAAGCCCCCTGACGAGGAGCCCATTATCACCCATGGCTTCACCATGACCACAGACATCTACTTCAAG gaagcaaTTGAAGCCATTGCAGAAAGTGCCTTTAAGACCTCCCCCTATCCTGTCATTCTGTCATTTGAAAACCATGTGGACTC ACCCCGCCAACAGGCCAAGATGGCTGAATACTGCCGGATGACGTTTGGGGAGATGCTGCTCACAGAGCCCTTGGAAAAGTTCCCA TTGAAACCAGGCatccccctgcccagccctgagGATCTCCGAGGCAAGATCCTCATCAAGAACAAAAAGAACCAGTTTTCTGTCCCAGCAACCCCCAGCAAGGAGCCGGGTGGGGGTGCTGAGAACAACTGCCCACCCAGAGCCTCGGTGGGAGAGGACCCAG TGTGGGCTGGTGAGGACGGGGCAGAgccggaggaggaagaggtggaagaggaggaggaggagtcggGAAACTTGGATGAGGAGGAGCTCAAGAAGATGCAGTCGGATGAG GGCACAGCAGGCCTAGAGGTGACAGCTTACGAGGAGATGTCCAGCCTAGTGAATTACATCCAGCCCACCAAGTTCATCTCCTTTGAGTTCTCTGCCC agaaaaacagaagttacGTCATCTCGTCCTTCACAGAGCTCAAGGCCTATGACCTGCTCTCCAAGGCCTCAGTGCAGTTCGTGGA CTACAACAAGCGCCAGATGAGTCGCATTTACCCGAAGGGCACACGCATGGACTCCTCCAACTACATGCCCCAGATGTTCTGGAACGCCGGTTGCCAGATGGTGGCCCTCAACTTCCAGACCATGG ACCTGCCCATGCAGCAGAACATGGCATTGTTTGAGTTCAACGGGCAGAGTGGCTACCTCCTCAAGCATGAGTTCATGCGGCGGCCGGACAAGCAGTTCAACCCCTTCTCAGTGGACCGCATCGACGTGGTGGTGGCTACCACCCTTTCCATCACG GTCATCTCTGGACAGTTCCTGTCAGATCGCAGTGTGCGCACATATGTGGAAGTGGAACTCTTTGGCCTTCCCGGGGACCCCAAGAGGCGCTATCGCACGAAGCTGTCACCCACCGCCAACTCCATCAATCCTGTCTGGAAGGAGGAGCCTTTTGTCTTTGAGAAG ATCTTGATGCCTGAGCTGGCATCCCTCAGGGTGGCTGTACTGGAGGAAGGCAACAAATTTCTTGGACACCGCATCATCCCCATTAATGCCCTGAATTCTG GCTACCACCATCTGTGCCTGCATAGCGAGAGCAACTTGCCCCTTACCATGCCCGCCCTTTTTGTCTTCCTGGAGTTGAAGGACTATGTACCTGACACCTGGGCAG ATCTCACCGTGGCTCTGGCCAATCCCATCAAGTTCTTCAGTGCCCATGACAAGAAGTCTGTGAAGCTCAAGGAAGCCATGGAAGGTCTGCCTGAG AAACCCTTCCCACTTGGGAGTCCAATTGTCCGCCCGGTCAACGGGGCCTTGGCCCCAACGAGCAATGGGTCTGCAG AGCCCCAGACCGCCAGCCCGGAGGAGCTGCGGGAGCTGAAGGGCGTCCTGAAGCTGCAGCGGCGGCACGAGAAGGAGCTGCGGGACCTGGAGCGGCGCGGCGCGCGGCGCTGGGAGGAGCTGCTGCAGAGGGGCGCGGCGGAGCTGGCCGGGCTGGGGCAGCCCAGCGCGGGGGGCTGCGGGGGCCGCCGGCTCGGCCCTGGCAAGGGCTCTCGAAAGAAGAG GACCCTGCAGTGCGAGGAGGCCGCCGGGCCCGCGCCGGGCGAGGGCCGCGAGGGCTCCGAGGGCGCGGACGCGCGTGCGCGTGAGCTGCAGGACCGGCTAGAGCTGGAGCTGCTgcagcagggtgaggagcagTACGAGTGCATCCTGAAGCGCAAAGAGCAGCACGTGGCTGAG CAAATCGCCAAGATGATGGAGCTGGCCAGAGAGAAGCAGGCGGCAGAGCTGAAGACCCTCAAGGAGACCCTGGAGAT TGACaccaaagagatgaagaaaaagctgGAGGCCAAGAGGCTGGAGCGGATTCAGGCCATGGTCAAAGTCACCCCTGACAAGATGGCTCAGGAAAG ACTGAAGAGAGAGATTAACAACTCTCACATCCAGGAGGTGGTGCAAGTCATTAAGCAG ATGACAGAAAACCTGGAGAAGCACCAGGAGAagctggaggagaagcaggcagccTGCCTGGAACAGATCCGGGAGATGGAAAAGCAG TTCCAGCAGGAGGTGCTAGCAGAGTACGAAGTCCGGATGAAGGGCCTGGAGGCTGAGGTGAAGGAGTCAGTGAAGGCCTGCCTCAGGAACTGCTTACCCTCTGAGGCCAAGGACAAGCCTGAGAGGCCCTATGAGGCCTTCAGGGAGCTGTGTGACCAGGACCCACTCACAGCAAAGGCAGGCGCCGAGGAGAGCCGCCTCTGA
- the PLCB2 gene encoding 1-phosphatidylinositol 4,5-bisphosphate phosphodiesterase beta-2 isoform X2 — MSLLNPVLLPPKVKAYLSQGERFIKWDDETTIASPVILRVDPKGYYLYWTYQNKEMEFLDITNIRDTRFGKFAKIPKSQKLRDVFNMDFPDNNFLLKTLTVVSGPDMVDLTFHNFVSYKENVGKSWAEDVLALVKHPLTANASRSTFLDKILVKLKMQLNPEGKIPVKNFFQMFPADRKRVEAALSACHLPKGKNDAINPEDFPESVYKSFLMSLCPRPEIDEIFTSYHAKAKPYMTKEHLTKFINQKQRDPRLNSLLFPLARPDQVRGLIDKYEPSGINVQRGQLSPEGMVWFLCGPENSVLAQDKLLLHQDMTQPLNHYFINSSHNTYLTAGQFSGLSSAEMYRQVLLAGCRCVELDCWKGKPPDEEPIITHGFTMTTDIYFKEAIEAIAESAFKTSPYPVILSFENHVDSPRQQAKMAEYCRMTFGEMLLTEPLEKFPLKPGIPLPSPEDLRGKILIKNKKNQFSVPATPSKEPGGGAENNCPPRASVGEDPVWAGEDGAEPEEEEVEEEEEESGNLDEEELKKMQSDEGTAGLEVTAYEEMSSLVNYIQPTKFISFEFSAQKNRSYVISSFTELKAYDLLSKASVQFVDYNKRQMSRIYPKGTRMDSSNYMPQMFWNAGCQMVALNFQTMDLPMQQNMALFEFNGQSGYLLKHEFMRRPDKQFNPFSVDRIDVVVATTLSITVISGQFLSDRSVRTYVEVELFGLPGDPKRRYRTKLSPTANSINPVWKEEPFVFEKILMPELASLRVAVLEEGNKFLGHRIIPINALNSGYHHLCLHSESNLPLTMPALFVFLELKDYVPDTWADLTVALANPIKFFSAHDKKSVKLKEAMEGLPEKPFPLGSPIVRPVNGALAPTSNGSAAGARAKEEAMKEATEPQTASPEELRELKGVLKLQRRHEKELRDLERRGARRWEELLQRGAAELAGLGQPSAGGCGGRRLGPGKGSRKKRTLQCEEAAGPAPGEGREGSEGADARARELQDRLELELLQQGEEQYECILKRKEQHVAEQIAKMMELAREKQAAELKTLKETLEIDTKEMKKKLEAKRLERIQAMVKVTPDKMAQERLKREINNSHIQEVVQVIKQMTENLEKHQEKLEEKQAACLEQIREMEKQFQQEVLAEYEVRMKGLEAEVKESVKACLRNCLPSEAKDKPERPYEAFRELCDQDPLTAKAGAEESRL, encoded by the exons AGCCAGAAGCTCCGGGACGTCTTCAACATGGACTTCCCCGACAACAACTTCCTCCTCAAGACACTCACTGTGGTGTCTGGCCCTGACATGGTAGACCTCACCTTCCACAACTTCGTCTCCTATAAGGAGAATGTGGGCAAG AGCTGGGCCGAAGATGTGCTGGCCCTCGTCAAGCACCCACTGACAGCCAATGCCTCCCGTAGCACCTTCTTGGACAAAAT CCTGGTGAAGCTCAAGATGCAGCTCAACCCCGAAGGGAAGATTCCTGTGAAAAA TTTTTTCCAGATGTTTCCTGCTGACCGCAAGCGGGTGGAAGCTGCCCTCAGCGCTTGCCACCTCCCAAAAGGCAAG AACGATGCCATCAATCCTGAGGACTTCCCAGAATCCGTCTACAAGAGTTTCCTCATGAGCCTCTGTCCTCGGCCAGAAATAGACGAGATCTTCACTTCCTA CCACGCCAAGGCCAAACCCTACATGACCAAAGAACACCTGACCAAGTTCATCAACCAGAAACAGAGGGACCCCCGTCTCAACTCTCTGCTGTTTCCACTGGCACGGCCTGACCAGGTGCGGGGCCTCATCGACAAGTATGAGCCCAGTGGCATCAACGTGCAGAGGG GCCAGCTCTCCCCCGAGGGCATGGTGTGGTTTCTCTGCGGGCCTGAGAACAGCGTGCTGGCCCAGGACAAGCTGCTTCTCCACCAGGACATGACGCAGCCCCTCAACCATTACTTCATCAACTCCTCACACAACACTTACCTGACAG CCGGCCAGTTCTCTGGCCTGTCGTCGGCCGAGATGTACCGCCAGGTGCTGCTGGCCGGCTGCCGCTGCGTGGAGCTGGACTGCTGGAAGGGCAAGCCCCCTGACGAGGAGCCCATTATCACCCATGGCTTCACCATGACCACAGACATCTACTTCAAG gaagcaaTTGAAGCCATTGCAGAAAGTGCCTTTAAGACCTCCCCCTATCCTGTCATTCTGTCATTTGAAAACCATGTGGACTC ACCCCGCCAACAGGCCAAGATGGCTGAATACTGCCGGATGACGTTTGGGGAGATGCTGCTCACAGAGCCCTTGGAAAAGTTCCCA TTGAAACCAGGCatccccctgcccagccctgagGATCTCCGAGGCAAGATCCTCATCAAGAACAAAAAGAACCAGTTTTCTGTCCCAGCAACCCCCAGCAAGGAGCCGGGTGGGGGTGCTGAGAACAACTGCCCACCCAGAGCCTCGGTGGGAGAGGACCCAG TGTGGGCTGGTGAGGACGGGGCAGAgccggaggaggaagaggtggaagaggaggaggaggagtcggGAAACTTGGATGAGGAGGAGCTCAAGAAGATGCAGTCGGATGAG GGCACAGCAGGCCTAGAGGTGACAGCTTACGAGGAGATGTCCAGCCTAGTGAATTACATCCAGCCCACCAAGTTCATCTCCTTTGAGTTCTCTGCCC agaaaaacagaagttacGTCATCTCGTCCTTCACAGAGCTCAAGGCCTATGACCTGCTCTCCAAGGCCTCAGTGCAGTTCGTGGA CTACAACAAGCGCCAGATGAGTCGCATTTACCCGAAGGGCACACGCATGGACTCCTCCAACTACATGCCCCAGATGTTCTGGAACGCCGGTTGCCAGATGGTGGCCCTCAACTTCCAGACCATGG ACCTGCCCATGCAGCAGAACATGGCATTGTTTGAGTTCAACGGGCAGAGTGGCTACCTCCTCAAGCATGAGTTCATGCGGCGGCCGGACAAGCAGTTCAACCCCTTCTCAGTGGACCGCATCGACGTGGTGGTGGCTACCACCCTTTCCATCACG GTCATCTCTGGACAGTTCCTGTCAGATCGCAGTGTGCGCACATATGTGGAAGTGGAACTCTTTGGCCTTCCCGGGGACCCCAAGAGGCGCTATCGCACGAAGCTGTCACCCACCGCCAACTCCATCAATCCTGTCTGGAAGGAGGAGCCTTTTGTCTTTGAGAAG ATCTTGATGCCTGAGCTGGCATCCCTCAGGGTGGCTGTACTGGAGGAAGGCAACAAATTTCTTGGACACCGCATCATCCCCATTAATGCCCTGAATTCTG GCTACCACCATCTGTGCCTGCATAGCGAGAGCAACTTGCCCCTTACCATGCCCGCCCTTTTTGTCTTCCTGGAGTTGAAGGACTATGTACCTGACACCTGGGCAG ATCTCACCGTGGCTCTGGCCAATCCCATCAAGTTCTTCAGTGCCCATGACAAGAAGTCTGTGAAGCTCAAGGAAGCCATGGAAGGTCTGCCTGAG AAACCCTTCCCACTTGGGAGTCCAATTGTCCGCCCGGTCAACGGGGCCTTGGCCCCAACGAGCAATGGGTCTGCAG CTGGGGCCAGGGCCAAGGAGGAGGCTATGAAAGAAGCTACGG AGCCCCAGACCGCCAGCCCGGAGGAGCTGCGGGAGCTGAAGGGCGTCCTGAAGCTGCAGCGGCGGCACGAGAAGGAGCTGCGGGACCTGGAGCGGCGCGGCGCGCGGCGCTGGGAGGAGCTGCTGCAGAGGGGCGCGGCGGAGCTGGCCGGGCTGGGGCAGCCCAGCGCGGGGGGCTGCGGGGGCCGCCGGCTCGGCCCTGGCAAGGGCTCTCGAAAGAAGAG GACCCTGCAGTGCGAGGAGGCCGCCGGGCCCGCGCCGGGCGAGGGCCGCGAGGGCTCCGAGGGCGCGGACGCGCGTGCGCGTGAGCTGCAGGACCGGCTAGAGCTGGAGCTGCTgcagcagggtgaggagcagTACGAGTGCATCCTGAAGCGCAAAGAGCAGCACGTGGCTGAG CAAATCGCCAAGATGATGGAGCTGGCCAGAGAGAAGCAGGCGGCAGAGCTGAAGACCCTCAAGGAGACCCTGGAGAT TGACaccaaagagatgaagaaaaagctgGAGGCCAAGAGGCTGGAGCGGATTCAGGCCATGGTCAAAGTCACCCCTGACAAGATGGCTCAGGAAAG ACTGAAGAGAGAGATTAACAACTCTCACATCCAGGAGGTGGTGCAAGTCATTAAGCAG ATGACAGAAAACCTGGAGAAGCACCAGGAGAagctggaggagaagcaggcagccTGCCTGGAACAGATCCGGGAGATGGAAAAGCAG TTCCAGCAGGAGGTGCTAGCAGAGTACGAAGTCCGGATGAAGGGCCTGGAGGCTGAGGTGAAGGAGTCAGTGAAGGCCTGCCTCAGGAACTGCTTACCCTCTGAGGCCAAGGACAAGCCTGAGAGGCCCTATGAGGCCTTCAGGGAGCTGTGTGACCAGGACCCACTCACAGCAAAGGCAGGCGCCGAGGAGAGCCGCCTCTGA
- the PLCB2 gene encoding 1-phosphatidylinositol 4,5-bisphosphate phosphodiesterase beta-2 isoform X1 translates to MSLLNPVLLPPKVKAYLSQGERFIKWDDETTIASPVILRVDPKGYYLYWTYQNKEMEFLDITNIRDTRFGKFAKIPKSQKLRDVFNMDFPDNNFLLKTLTVVSGPDMVDLTFHNFVSYKENVGKSWAEDVLALVKHPLTANASRSTFLDKILVKLKMQLNPEGKIPVKNFFQMFPADRKRVEAALSACHLPKGKNDAINPEDFPESVYKSFLMSLCPRPEIDEIFTSYHAKAKPYMTKEHLTKFINQKQRDPRLNSLLFPLARPDQVRGLIDKYEPSGINVQRGQLSPEGMVWFLCGPENSVLAQDKLLLHQDMTQPLNHYFINSSHNTYLTAGQFSGLSSAEMYRQVLLAGCRCVELDCWKGKPPDEEPIITHGFTMTTDIYFKEAIEAIAESAFKTSPYPVILSFENHVDSPRQQAKMAEYCRMTFGEMLLTEPLEKFPLKPGIPLPSPEDLRGKILIKNKKNQFSVPATPSKEPGGGAENNCPPRASVGEDPVWAGEDGAEPEEEEVEEEEEESGNLDEEELKKMQSDEGTAGLEVTAYEEMSSLVNYIQPTKFISFEFSAQKNRSYVISSFTELKAYDLLSKASVQFVDYNKRQMSRIYPKGTRMDSSNYMPQMFWNAGCQMVALNFQTMDLPMQQNMALFEFNGQSGYLLKHEFMRRPDKQFNPFSVDRIDVVVATTLSITVISGQFLSDRSVRTYVEVELFGLPGDPKRRYRTKLSPTANSINPVWKEEPFVFEKILMPELASLRVAVLEEGNKFLGHRIIPINALNSGYHHLCLHSESNLPLTMPALFVFLELKDYVPDTWADLTVALANPIKFFSAHDKKSVKLKEAMEGLPEKPFPLGSPIVRPVNGALAPTSNGSAAAGARAKEEAMKEATEPQTASPEELRELKGVLKLQRRHEKELRDLERRGARRWEELLQRGAAELAGLGQPSAGGCGGRRLGPGKGSRKKRTLQCEEAAGPAPGEGREGSEGADARARELQDRLELELLQQGEEQYECILKRKEQHVAEQIAKMMELAREKQAAELKTLKETLEIDTKEMKKKLEAKRLERIQAMVKVTPDKMAQERLKREINNSHIQEVVQVIKQMTENLEKHQEKLEEKQAACLEQIREMEKQFQQEVLAEYEVRMKGLEAEVKESVKACLRNCLPSEAKDKPERPYEAFRELCDQDPLTAKAGAEESRL, encoded by the exons AGCCAGAAGCTCCGGGACGTCTTCAACATGGACTTCCCCGACAACAACTTCCTCCTCAAGACACTCACTGTGGTGTCTGGCCCTGACATGGTAGACCTCACCTTCCACAACTTCGTCTCCTATAAGGAGAATGTGGGCAAG AGCTGGGCCGAAGATGTGCTGGCCCTCGTCAAGCACCCACTGACAGCCAATGCCTCCCGTAGCACCTTCTTGGACAAAAT CCTGGTGAAGCTCAAGATGCAGCTCAACCCCGAAGGGAAGATTCCTGTGAAAAA TTTTTTCCAGATGTTTCCTGCTGACCGCAAGCGGGTGGAAGCTGCCCTCAGCGCTTGCCACCTCCCAAAAGGCAAG AACGATGCCATCAATCCTGAGGACTTCCCAGAATCCGTCTACAAGAGTTTCCTCATGAGCCTCTGTCCTCGGCCAGAAATAGACGAGATCTTCACTTCCTA CCACGCCAAGGCCAAACCCTACATGACCAAAGAACACCTGACCAAGTTCATCAACCAGAAACAGAGGGACCCCCGTCTCAACTCTCTGCTGTTTCCACTGGCACGGCCTGACCAGGTGCGGGGCCTCATCGACAAGTATGAGCCCAGTGGCATCAACGTGCAGAGGG GCCAGCTCTCCCCCGAGGGCATGGTGTGGTTTCTCTGCGGGCCTGAGAACAGCGTGCTGGCCCAGGACAAGCTGCTTCTCCACCAGGACATGACGCAGCCCCTCAACCATTACTTCATCAACTCCTCACACAACACTTACCTGACAG CCGGCCAGTTCTCTGGCCTGTCGTCGGCCGAGATGTACCGCCAGGTGCTGCTGGCCGGCTGCCGCTGCGTGGAGCTGGACTGCTGGAAGGGCAAGCCCCCTGACGAGGAGCCCATTATCACCCATGGCTTCACCATGACCACAGACATCTACTTCAAG gaagcaaTTGAAGCCATTGCAGAAAGTGCCTTTAAGACCTCCCCCTATCCTGTCATTCTGTCATTTGAAAACCATGTGGACTC ACCCCGCCAACAGGCCAAGATGGCTGAATACTGCCGGATGACGTTTGGGGAGATGCTGCTCACAGAGCCCTTGGAAAAGTTCCCA TTGAAACCAGGCatccccctgcccagccctgagGATCTCCGAGGCAAGATCCTCATCAAGAACAAAAAGAACCAGTTTTCTGTCCCAGCAACCCCCAGCAAGGAGCCGGGTGGGGGTGCTGAGAACAACTGCCCACCCAGAGCCTCGGTGGGAGAGGACCCAG TGTGGGCTGGTGAGGACGGGGCAGAgccggaggaggaagaggtggaagaggaggaggaggagtcggGAAACTTGGATGAGGAGGAGCTCAAGAAGATGCAGTCGGATGAG GGCACAGCAGGCCTAGAGGTGACAGCTTACGAGGAGATGTCCAGCCTAGTGAATTACATCCAGCCCACCAAGTTCATCTCCTTTGAGTTCTCTGCCC agaaaaacagaagttacGTCATCTCGTCCTTCACAGAGCTCAAGGCCTATGACCTGCTCTCCAAGGCCTCAGTGCAGTTCGTGGA CTACAACAAGCGCCAGATGAGTCGCATTTACCCGAAGGGCACACGCATGGACTCCTCCAACTACATGCCCCAGATGTTCTGGAACGCCGGTTGCCAGATGGTGGCCCTCAACTTCCAGACCATGG ACCTGCCCATGCAGCAGAACATGGCATTGTTTGAGTTCAACGGGCAGAGTGGCTACCTCCTCAAGCATGAGTTCATGCGGCGGCCGGACAAGCAGTTCAACCCCTTCTCAGTGGACCGCATCGACGTGGTGGTGGCTACCACCCTTTCCATCACG GTCATCTCTGGACAGTTCCTGTCAGATCGCAGTGTGCGCACATATGTGGAAGTGGAACTCTTTGGCCTTCCCGGGGACCCCAAGAGGCGCTATCGCACGAAGCTGTCACCCACCGCCAACTCCATCAATCCTGTCTGGAAGGAGGAGCCTTTTGTCTTTGAGAAG ATCTTGATGCCTGAGCTGGCATCCCTCAGGGTGGCTGTACTGGAGGAAGGCAACAAATTTCTTGGACACCGCATCATCCCCATTAATGCCCTGAATTCTG GCTACCACCATCTGTGCCTGCATAGCGAGAGCAACTTGCCCCTTACCATGCCCGCCCTTTTTGTCTTCCTGGAGTTGAAGGACTATGTACCTGACACCTGGGCAG ATCTCACCGTGGCTCTGGCCAATCCCATCAAGTTCTTCAGTGCCCATGACAAGAAGTCTGTGAAGCTCAAGGAAGCCATGGAAGGTCTGCCTGAG AAACCCTTCCCACTTGGGAGTCCAATTGTCCGCCCGGTCAACGGGGCCTTGGCCCCAACGAGCAATGGGTCTGCAG CAGCTGGGGCCAGGGCCAAGGAGGAGGCTATGAAAGAAGCTACGG AGCCCCAGACCGCCAGCCCGGAGGAGCTGCGGGAGCTGAAGGGCGTCCTGAAGCTGCAGCGGCGGCACGAGAAGGAGCTGCGGGACCTGGAGCGGCGCGGCGCGCGGCGCTGGGAGGAGCTGCTGCAGAGGGGCGCGGCGGAGCTGGCCGGGCTGGGGCAGCCCAGCGCGGGGGGCTGCGGGGGCCGCCGGCTCGGCCCTGGCAAGGGCTCTCGAAAGAAGAG GACCCTGCAGTGCGAGGAGGCCGCCGGGCCCGCGCCGGGCGAGGGCCGCGAGGGCTCCGAGGGCGCGGACGCGCGTGCGCGTGAGCTGCAGGACCGGCTAGAGCTGGAGCTGCTgcagcagggtgaggagcagTACGAGTGCATCCTGAAGCGCAAAGAGCAGCACGTGGCTGAG CAAATCGCCAAGATGATGGAGCTGGCCAGAGAGAAGCAGGCGGCAGAGCTGAAGACCCTCAAGGAGACCCTGGAGAT TGACaccaaagagatgaagaaaaagctgGAGGCCAAGAGGCTGGAGCGGATTCAGGCCATGGTCAAAGTCACCCCTGACAAGATGGCTCAGGAAAG ACTGAAGAGAGAGATTAACAACTCTCACATCCAGGAGGTGGTGCAAGTCATTAAGCAG ATGACAGAAAACCTGGAGAAGCACCAGGAGAagctggaggagaagcaggcagccTGCCTGGAACAGATCCGGGAGATGGAAAAGCAG TTCCAGCAGGAGGTGCTAGCAGAGTACGAAGTCCGGATGAAGGGCCTGGAGGCTGAGGTGAAGGAGTCAGTGAAGGCCTGCCTCAGGAACTGCTTACCCTCTGAGGCCAAGGACAAGCCTGAGAGGCCCTATGAGGCCTTCAGGGAGCTGTGTGACCAGGACCCACTCACAGCAAAGGCAGGCGCCGAGGAGAGCCGCCTCTGA